GTGAGTTCGACATCCCACTGGTCGGATACAATAGCTAACTTGAAAACCCGACGTTTACCTTTGTAGAGGAACATTCATGTATGCTTTAATCCCTAGCAACTAGGTCGTGGGCGGAACCCGCAACCCGCCCTTTGTCGACTACAGAAATATAGACCTCAAGGGCTGGCCAACAAGAAAGGTTTGCTAACTTTGGGAATATGGCCAGAGATGGGCTTTCTGCTCAAATATAGTTAACTGAAACAGGACAGGCAAGTCCACAAATGATGCACAATGCCAGATGCACGAGAGGTTTGCCACACCTGTGAGGTTAGTATTAGGCTAGCTGAAGTTGTATGCATCTTCTCAGGCTAGCTGATGACTCTCCTCCATGTTTGTagttaatgtagctacttcTGGTCTGATCCAGAGACTATGGGTGACAGTTCTACCACAACAGGGAGGTAATAACAAGGTGGCCAATCTCTACCAGAAAAACCCACTTCCCTGTCCAGCATGGGGAAGTGAACCCCACTTGCTGCAGAGGAAATGTGACCAGTCAGGGGCTATGTTTAGCTGGCATGCCACTGCAAGTGTAGTTCCGACCATTTAGTGACTCGTTAGGAGAGCTGTCAAAAGGTATGTTGAACATGCATCATTTATGATCTACATTGCTGATGCTCTAAGTACCTACATGATTACTGTGAGTAGATTTACTCCAAGACAAACGTATCATCATAGGAAATGAattcatttttgtttttatgAGGCTGTTGAACTAGTGCTACGACACACCAGAGGGGATCCCAAATCACAATCTGTATCcaaaccctcctctccctgtccccctctcctcctctccctctctctcctcctctccctcttctcctctcttcctctctctcccccctctctctctctctctctctctcccccctctctctttctctcccccctctctctctttctctcccccctctctctctcctgcaccaCGTTCTGCCTTGCAGAGTCATTCTTCCACATTCCTGTGTGGGCTCTCATTAGGAGGCTGAACCTGATCACCATGCTGTTTGTTTACATTCCACACAGCCTTGGGGGCGACCCCtatggagaagggagggagagggtagcagggggtgagagcaagagagagagagagaaagagataaaagttaggagaggagagagcaggagagagaaagaagagttaggagagaggggatgtgatAAATGGACCTTTGGTCACTGACAGACAAGCATGCTTTCTCATTTTGGAATAAGTATCAAGCAACTCTGCCTCACCCCAGTGAAGACTAAAGTCAAACACAGTCTTAACAGCTGATTGTTTCAGGTTAGTTAATACACATATACTTCAAATCTCTGGTAGTtacttaataaaaataaaaacgtaATTAATGAAACACTACTTTGGCTTGATAAGAAACGCCATGCAGAGCTTGCCTTGTGCAAGTGTTTATTTTTCTGCTCTGGTCTCAATTAGCCTTGAACAGCTCCAGATCACATCTCAAATAAATCCAGCTTTTTTCAATGGGCTGAGAATTCATTATTGCCTGTCCAGTGGGACACAAAACAAGCAGTGTAAAAACAGCCATCAACGGAGGGATTTGTCAACTGATCTCTTGGTTCAATGTGTTTCTCTAACGTGTGACTTATGCAAGACAACAACGCCTGTTGTTACGCTCTAGTATTTACCATTTCTTTAAGGGCACACAAGACAAATAATATAACAGGTTGTTTTTATGTGAACATCACAGTGTCCATCCCCACTTTCTTATTGAGTAACTTATATTAACCTTTATACCTGTTGAGCCTTAAACTCTGTTTCATTACACATCACTACAGTTCATAAACTTAACTACGGGAGATAGGATATTTGACTGTACCCAGGTCAGCTGACTGTACCCAGGTCAGCTATGTTTTATTCTCATCCACTGGTGGTTTGAGGAATCAACTCGTGACTCTCAAAATGAGACCTTTTGGAGATCATCCTTAAATCTGCCCTGTGGCTCACTGGCCCCTGTGGCTCTGAGAATTTCTGACATCAGAGTGATGGTATCACGTTTAACTTGGAGCTTATTGACGTCAGCTAAGAATGAGCAGAAAGGGGCAAACTGTTAGGGGTCTGCTTACAGGAAAAGATGCTTATCCACACAATCACAAACAGTCAAGAAGAAGAcagtgaggagcagagaggtctGTGGGAGGTTCAACCCTGGAGCAGAGAGGTCTGTGGGAGGTTCAACCCTGGAGCAGAGAGGTCTGTGGGAGGTTCAACCCTGGAGCAGAGGTCTGTGGGAGGTTCAACCCTGGAGCAGAGAGGTCTGTGGGAGGTTCAACCCTGGCTGGAGGACAACTAGACGCTGTTCTACCCGTCACAGACGCTGCGGCTTAAAGAGGAAGCAACCCGCTTTTCCCTCATTCCTTTCATTTTACTGGAGGAAAATAACAATGTAAAGCAGACACACAACACCGGTACAGGACTGTACCTTCAGAGCTGGGCCCTGCCAGCAGCGAGCCAGAGTTGTCTAACACACATCGGTTTACTcccctggggcctcatgtataaaggattgcgcagctttcataccagaagatggcgtacggccaaaactcgaaaagtacctacgcacagaaatattcacatgtataaaaccggtcaacgccaggtcctgcgcacctttcctttataaatcacaataaacgtgagattgaccgcacgtgaacgagccactgactccgcctttcctcctcccataaatgaatatgcagatggactataaatgcgctcctgaggtcattttgTTGTCTGAATGAccatatttcttcgaataaacgccgccctcgaataaacgctgcaccaaaaatgaactttatttaataaacgccgcagcgtttacatttacatttagtcatttaaccctcgtgctgccttcgggtcacatgacccaaaggttcataacgaatcatcgttgtgtttacccaattttacccaatacaaaaacaaataaaaataattttcttttaaccttcgcaatgtggggggtctgagacagcccaacggttaaaagaaaatgcttcactttgtttttgtatgcggtaaagttgtcgcaatacgacggtgggtcacaatgactgatgggtcagaacgacccgaagataacacaagggttaacagacgctcttatccagagcgacttacagtaagtacagggacattccccgaggcaagtagggtgaagtgccttgcccaaggacacaacgtcatttggcacggccgggaatcgaacttctgcgaccttctgattactagcccgattctctaaccgctcagccacctgactccccccgtttattcgaagaaatacagtgactgtgagatcgaggttctgacaacagaggtggaggcgagaaaatgtgtcctgtttgtcggcctgtcaggtattagcgacaaaataaagtcggcggagtggaaaactgtcactatttgcgccctttcttgtttttaacctgtagcactttgagatttagctaaatgtaaagtgcattacaaataaaatcattattattattatagggccataaatgatgtgggttcagagaaccggaccatggcagaaattaagaagaattggtccgatgtaaaactttaaatgaagaaacgagtggtggcgcatcgtaacagcatggcagctatagagttagcgtgacatgcatttcctgagtgattttgtcgttcgtttgacaccctcaagtataacatgttattaagtggtggcggattaaacagaaggctttatagcatttcccgttttgggttttggtattttgatgtgatcatccacattaatgatcaaacttttatttgtatgttttttaaatagtcaacgtcataaacagtagtggaaactttattttgtaatgtttggtgagtttcgtcacttttcagttagaattcgccacgttacagagccagacaagactttgcggacagTCCGCACATtatcacgtctgctcaaaactttctgtgacggcccgcacattctcacgtcaagtaaatctttatacatcacaaagtgtgcgtgaaaaccagcgtacgcaagctttttgtgcgtacgcaacgtttatacgaGGCCCCTGGTGTTTACCACAGCCAGACGTTAGGTAATGGAGGCAGATCCAATTCTGAGCCTGCAGCTTAATGAATCCTTTAGAAAGTTTTTAAAAACATGCTCATATAAGAGGAGCCAAGCTGTTGGACACAACAGAACGCAAACAGGCTGTCATTCGTCACAACAGACCAGAAGGCCAACATTAACATCAACTGTCAAACTATCGTGGAGACGTCTCTCATTCAAACACCAACTGTGGCACGTTCAGTCTGATGTTTCCCAGTAGCGAATGAGGAGCAGGATGATGTGTGGTGCTGGTTAGGCTAACTAGTTTCCTGGACAGAGGGACAGTGCTGGGCGTGAGACTGACTTCAGTGCCCATTCTGTAATAGGATCAGTCACTGACACGGCCTCTCTGCCAGAACAAGCACCCTTGTAAGTCTAAAGCTTGTGGAAGTTGTGCTGTGAGCCAGTATAACCTGGCCAACAGACTCTGAAGAACCATCAATGAGGTGTGTtattttacattttctttttaaaaaTGTTATTCTTATTATTCGTGTCATTTAATTTCTACTGATGCATATTTATTGTCTTTCACTGACAAACACTTTTTCTTCAGCAGGCTTTAGATTCAGCAGGCTTTAGATTCAGCACGCTTTAGATTCAGCACGCTTTAGATTCAACACGCTTTAGATTCAACACGCTTTAGATTCAGCACGCTTTAGATTCAGCACGCTTTAGATTCAGCACGCTTTAGATTCAGCAGGCTTTAGATTCAGCAGGCTTTAGATTCAGCACGCTTTAGATTCAACACGCTTTAGATTCAGCACGCTTTAGATTCAGCACGCTTTAGATTCAGCACGCTTTAGATTCAACACGCTTTAGATTCAGCACGCTTTAGATTCAACACGCTTTAGATTCAGCACGCTTTAGATTCAGCACGCTTTAGGAAGTACAACTTCAGTCAAGCAACATAAAAAGCTCCAATTATGAGTGTAATAATCTAGGTCAAGTGGCAACTTCCTCTCCAGAGCACTGAGGATCTTCACAAGGCTGCTCACTGAACGTTGGCCCCATGCTACTGAACGTTGGCCCCATGCTACTGAACGTTGGCCCCATGCTACTGAACGTTGGCCCCATGTTAGTGAACTTTGGCCCCATGTTAGTGTTCAGCACTGGCACTGTGAGACCACCATATGTGCACCATAACTGCAAAACCTTGAGGCTTAACTGCAAGGGAGTAACCGTTACATCTTACATTCTTAACAAGACAACATGGCACCATGGAAACAGAAATTAGTCTCAAGTGAATACTGTTATTTCGAACACCCCAGGCTTGATAAGAAACACCCCATGCTTGATAAGAAACAAACAATTCCAGCAGCCTGTCATTCCTCACAGTATAactgagggaaagaggaagttACAACAATGATATTAAATAACTATTTGGGCAACACTTTATCTGTCCCGTTTGTGAATCACACTAGCATTGTTGTGGGTTCCTTTGAGCCACTGAGCtggtcagaggtgtgtgtgtgtcgcaacACTGACCACCTGGTCCTCCTCTCAGGCTGGGTTCACAACCTGCCGGCGCTaccgagacaggaggagaggaacgtcCTCGAGGCCTCACGTCCTCAACAACATCTGACTTGGTGACTGGCTGCAACGCAGCACACGCTAAACAAATCTGTATTTCTCTCCATGGATTCTGTGCTTTCTGGTAAACACTTCATTTAGTGTAAACAACAGGATGACTGCAAAGGACCAGACAAGAGTGGGGGAAGAACAGCTGGACGAGGTCTTCACGAAGAGCAGTTTGAGAAAACATACAAAGACAACCTCTGCAGAGACAGGACGAGAAAGTGAAATACAGAATGGCAGATTTCTTTTTTATATGCATCATGTGAATGAGCTAACATTCATATCCTGGGCATTAAGATGCTCTGAGAAGTTGGAGGAAGCTGTACACATACTGCATAGTTGATTTATACTCAGAATTTGTCTGATTGATTCTTAATTCCAATCCGTTGAAATCCTGAGCCAAGTGTAGCAGACACCCTGAGGTTACCAGGCCACCGTGTCAGCCTGACTGCCTGGACCTTTGATGTCAAGACTACCCAGGATCAACACCCAACTAAGAGTTTATAATCCCATAACTGGAGAAGACTACTTGAATAACATAAAATATAAATCTTAAATGTACTTATTTTGTATGTTTTTGTCAGCAGTTGCTCTGCACGATCAATTCAAAGCTCATCGCAATGTTTCACCGGTCAAAGTTGAAACACTTGCAGTTGGTCAAAGCGCTGTTGGgatgtgtgacggtgtgtttgTCCCTGAAGGGGTGAGAGACAGGCTCCTGCTCCAGAGTCAGAGGAGGTCGTAGGGTCACCGTGGTCAGAGGTCAGATCAGACAGGGAGCCTCTCTGGTCTCACGTTGGTCTAAcccttgagggggggggggggggggggcttacaaGCAATAGGCTTACTGACAGAGTCAGGGCTTTGGGACGTGTATTGAGGGTGTAATACAAGCTGGATGTGAACAAGGTGGCATACCATAAGTCTATTATAGGATGAGAGGTGCTGCTGCATTTGCCTACATCCACCAGGGATGTTTTGGTGGCAACAGAACCTAATGTCTCCAAAAGAAAGCTGTTCTCCAGACTCTACTCTCTGTTCTGATGCCTGGGAGAAACAGGGAGGGTTGAGGCCTATGCAGGCCTCTAGataaggtgtgtgtatatgacagGTTGTTTCTGCCAGTCTGGACCAAGGCCTTGCAGTTGGGTTTCCAAACATTTAGTTTAAATAGGAATAGAACAGCCTTAAATAATTGCAAGCAGATTTACTGGGACTGAGTTTTGGGGGAGCAGCACAAAGGTTACGTCTCAAAATCAAATgttcaaatgtgtgtttttgtaactTGCTACTTACTTTTGTCCTTCCATTTATTGTGTAGTTTCCCAGTTTGCCATTACAGTGTCTGACAAGGTCGTCCATGCGACTCATTAGAAAACGTATCTTCTCGCATCCCGGCTCCCTTCCCTCTATCCACGCTATTTTGTCTCCTCGGATGTCTTTAGTGGAGTCGCTCTTTTGACTGACCAACTGTCCGTCAGTGAATTTGCCAGTTTTATGCAAAGCTTTCACGTCCTCTAAAATGCCCAGACCTATGTCCCCTCCAAGAAAGTTGTCAACTACACAAATGCCATGCTTGGTCATACACGGGACAATATATTCCATGGCGAGCTTTTGAGGCGAAGACCGAGTTTGTCCATTTGATTTAGAACCATCTTGTTTGTTGTCAGAACCGTCTTGGCCCTCTGCGTTCGTGATAAACCCTTTCATTCGTTCTCCAACCGGAGATGCGATGTCCTCAGGTTCTGTGTGGTTCTTTAGCTGGGGTTTCCCGTGTCTCTCTTTACCGTCCTCCCCTGACGATTGTTCAGGTTCGGGATTCTGTTTTGAGACTTGGGGTTTGTCTGGCTCTTTGCAAATGAGCTTATGCTTTTTCCAGTGCTGTTTCTGATGCTCCTTACTGCAATAGAAGGAATTCCGGCACCGGCCGCACTTGAGAAGATTTTCCATGTTCCCACAAAGTTCACAATACTGTCGGTCTCGGTCCAAATCTACTGTACTTTCCTTCTCCATGTTTGCGGTGAAATACGAGTACGGTCTCTTTAAATCCAATCCTTTACACGCGCCCCGCTACTGATAAGTTTGGAAGTGATCCACTGCCTGCCACGCCACACCGAATGAAACGGAAAATCAGCTCTCCACGATTTAAAACCTAACAATTTCATCACACGTGTTCCGTTATTACCTCATATGCTGCGGTACACACGAATACATGGTTTCGAGAACCGCATCTCGGCGAGGTCGTAGTCCGTCAGGACATTGTTGGACTATGCTTAGATCCGCGAGTGTCGCATGGCGCCTTCTCTGTACGTCGGTACGCTCTTGCCCCTCTCTGATGTCTACTCTGACTCCGCCTACAAACGACTACGTTCTTGGCCCACACCAGTGTAGTTTACAGAATAGTACAAATGCACTTGTTTGAAACTGGTGTTAAATATATATTAAACTACAATATATGTCACTTCCTACAACAATATATAAAATATTCCCCATTAAATATATTAATCGAAATAGGCCAATGTGTAATGTGCAATGTGTTTACAAACCCCGCGCAACCCTTCAATGACAATTGTTTTTATATTTGAATAATCATGAACATACCCTCAGTGTATGTATATTATTGTCTCATTCAAATGTGTCGGAAGGTTGAGGAGAATTGGAGTGAGCGGCTGCAGAAATTGAAGGAATCTGTGCTGCAGAGCGCGTGGAGGCTGGCACCCGACGAGTTGCACGTACACAGTTGGCATGAATCCCCTGAGAAGGAGATCCTGGAGAGGCGAGGAAATCTGATCTGTGTAATCAGGGGTTTCAAAGGCTGTCACTGCAAGTTCAATTCAGAGTCATTAatcaaaatgtttgttttgataGTGTAAATAGGCTATATATCTTTGTAATACGGTTAGTTTATTTTCAAAGGTACCCAGGATTGTGTGAATTTAACGCAAGACTAAACAGTAAAGGGGAACAGTTAAATACAATTTACACCGCAGACATAAGTCTGCATaaatacaacccccccccccccccccaaaaaagtaaaAGCCACGACGTTCTGTTAGGGTGCccaaactacatttcccagcatgcacctgttCCTATTACGCAAGAAGAGCGCAAAAGCCCTGCCACACGAGGTCCGTAGACTTGCCAGTGATTCAAGTGCAAAATGAAATGTTCCAAGTCGTATTGTTGTACGCCTTAAAACTCAACAAAACGTTTTCGTTTTGGATTTAATATCTTAGATATATTTTCATAATTCTGTATTGTACTGTGAATCATTAGCGTATCCCAAATGAACCATTTTCCTTAGGCGATAGACACGGGACATGCAATTGATTCTTGTTCAAATAATCGTTTTTTCACTCTTAACCAGGCAATAGTTGTATAGTGTTTAACGATATTAACCTAACTTTCAAAACGCAGTTACCAAACACAACTGTTCCGGTATGAATAAGCGAGAAGGTAATTGCAAGCATGTACCATGAGGCTTGTCTCATTTGGATGTGGTCATTTAGCTACCTAGTGTTAGCTAACTAGTTATCTGTTTACTGGTAGcttgctggctagctagctaatgaaGTTTACTTGTTTTAGGTGAAGCTTGTCCCCGCAGAAGAAAAAATGATGGCACGACGTTTAAATCGGAGGACAGTGACGTACCCTCCCCTGTGCTATCGGCATTCAAGGGTATACCAATCTATCTAATGCACAGTAGAGTATCTGGCAaattatgtttatttttttatattcattgcCACTGCATAGACACAACTACCAGTCTTAGTAAATCAATACAGTGAAATAAGCGGCCATTAATTGGAGACCTAATCTTCGTGTCTGAAGTTTTCCAACAGGAGCTTGACGTCAAACATGATAAACATGAGAGGTTGGTGAAACTCAGCCGGGACATCACCATCGAGAGCAAGAGGAGCATATTCCTATTGCACAGAGTGACCaggtaacattttatatttacatttgattcatttaacattttcatttGCATTATATGGCAtgcacagctgtgtgtgagctgaCTTCAGAGTGTTGAATGGTCCTGCAGTGTACCGAACGTGGAGGATGTGCTGGTGGAGGCAGACGCCAAGCTGGACGCTGTGAGGGAGAA
This DNA window, taken from Osmerus eperlanus chromosome 6, fOsmEpe2.1, whole genome shotgun sequence, encodes the following:
- the egln1a gene encoding egl nine homolog 1, translating into MEKESTVDLDRDRQYCELCGNMENLLKCGRCRNSFYCSKEHQKQHWKKHKLICKEPDKPQVSKQNPEPEQSSGEDGKERHGKPQLKNHTEPEDIASPVGERMKGFITNAEGQDGSDNKQDGSKSNGQTRSSPQKLAMEYIVPCMTKHGICVVDNFLGGDIGLGILEDVKALHKTGKFTDGQLVSQKSDSTKDIRGDKIAWIEGREPGCEKIRFLMSRMDDLVRHCNGKLGNYTINGRTKAMVACYPGRGTGYVRHVDNPNGDGRCVTCIYYLNKDWDAKEHGGLLRIFPEGKAQFADIEPKFDRLLFFWSDRRNPHEVQPAHTTRYAITVWYFDADERARAKEKYLTGAGEKAVKVELNKPSDAS